The following proteins are encoded in a genomic region of Asterias amurensis chromosome 5, ASM3211899v1:
- the LOC139937039 gene encoding uncharacterized protein, producing MVFSELSKKKVTNLRVSDLRLELEKRGLDQKGVKAVLVERLQTALTENGEDPNEIFIDTPTTPKGSATKKLPTRKRVSKGKSGDEEGESEDEGEEGMDGYSEGMVVDEVTDEMESSQEEGMNKMEDIDLDAMLGTQEDDDEDVLNISLEEDQLFTEEESESFAQESGEKASINQDQKMEAEQPASSCPEEDTSGGPITTEDAALLDTSVESKGEGSESLVVHVDEPFMSELDAELAESTPKVSQAKQGDVSTTPVDNKTAQDEEGKEKGESETPEKANKTDKSPAGDVKKEEKGDEKVTPSKTSSSGKETSSDKKGNSSAGAASSRSKSSSSSGRSPTSKDDKDRRSSGSSRPSSSSSSTTSGRNLWVSNLSRNTRAADLKASFSKYGKVVGAKVVTNARGPRAFCYGFVSMSSSSEAAKAINHLHRTELHGRTIHVEKARSNMIPVTSTSGASGRKPEQIAERKDAKDRAEKKPTDKPETKDVKPAGEAGKDDKGAVPETKDDKPTEKVAETPKEEGTNDKTDAKPTADDTVKAEGTDGKPAESSEADKKTEASPAVKKDGAKDEKRTSRSRSSTADTKDRKDILSLEKIREQRLRERQRKRERDMREMERRRERERQDSIRREREIIRRRQREEEDKLRREREQLHIEQQRLERERLERQRIEWERIKLQQERETLQRELEQRQMEMQLRIAAERQASFKRTLDTRNMAPRDVDPYAGDQKRRATGAQQQGRGDFQNNANRGGITTHAANNNDRQQERFNRRDTRSDNSGPRRDNQAQGNKFSGPPNRGGRDDGRRNNDQAQRDQPRRDDARQRQQNRNNEPMRREEQQPRRTGLPQRRDDQQQIAPQRRDDGQQRRGGDFRRDDNLKRRDQPDRRVDTSQRQQMTRNDSRRESREGVNMRDDRRNAQPQGDRYQGQGQNRGGNTQYGGRDVGQTGNNRESHRERDRDGDRDRPRDSSHQTQQRVSHGNDSRESWKGNRDGNASGPSGRSSGSHTDWKSNQRGYDRDNNRSQNFDRGQTNWSDSRAAGGREDHIRASDQQTHRGSLLGTPPTQDSNWAPGGMDGQMNRGASNLVMQGTSHISTLMNQSQPISSLLNTPSMTSPFMSSGSVSGGLGAGVSLMPQVPIGGGSGYISNQMSVGGASGGGSMDRHNQSQSDGRFGMRRY from the exons ATGGTTTTCTCAGAGTTATCGAAAAAGAAGGTTACAAATCTTCGTGTTTCTGACCTCAGGCTAGAGCTGGAAAAACGGGGTCTTGACCAAAAAGGAGTGAAAGCTGTTCTCGTGGAAAGATTGCAAACG GCATTGACAGAAAATGGTGAAGATCCCAACGAGATATTTATTGACACTCCAACAACTCCAAAAGGAAGTGCAACCAAAAAACTCCCAACAA GAAAAAGAGTATCAAAGGGGAAATCTGGC GATGAGGAAGGAGAATCTGAAGATGAAGGTGAGGAGGGAATGGACGGTTACTCTGAGGGGATGGTCGTAGATGAAGTGACTGATGAAATGGAGAGTAGCCAGGAAGAAGGGATGAATAAG ATGGAGGATATTGACTTGGATGCCATGCTGGGGACCCAGgaggatgatgatgaggatGTCCTCAACATTAGCTTGGAGGAAGACCAACTATTCACAGAAGAG GAGTCTGAAAGTTTTGCCCAAGAAAGTGGTGAAAAAG CAAGTATTAATCAGGATCAGAAAATGGAAGCAGAACAGCCTGCTTCATCATGTCCTGAAGAAGACACCTCTGGAGGACCAATCACGACTGAAGACGCTGCATTGCTTGATACCTCTGTTGAAAGCAAAGGGGAGGGTAGTGAATCCTTAGTAGTGCATGTAGATGAGCCTTTCATGTCCGAGCTTGACGCAGAGCTGGCCGAGTCAACACCAAAAGTATCACAAGCCAAGCAGGGTGACGTGTCAACCACTCCAGTCGATAATAAGACGGCACAAGATGAGGAAGGGAAGGAGAAAGGAGAGTCTGAGACACCTGAGAAAGCCAACAAGACCGATAAGTCCCCAGCGGGGGATGTCAAGAAGGAAGAAAAGGGAGACGAGAAGGTGACGCCGAGTAAGACATCTTCCTCCGGCAAAGAGACAAGCTCAGACAAGAAAGGAAACTCCTCAGCCGGAGCTGCAAGCTCTCGCAGCAAAAG ctCTAGCTCCTCTGGAAGATCTCCAACTTCTAAAGATGATAAAG ATCGCCGCAGTTCAGGGTCTTCGCGTCCCAGTTCTAGCAGCAGCTCCACTACCTCTGGCCGTAACTTGTGGGTGAGCAACTTGTCCAGGAATACTAGAGCAGCTGACCTGAAAGCTTCATTCAGTAAATACGGAAAG GTGGTTGGAGCCAAGGTAGTAACCAATGCTAGAGGTCCGAGAGCCTTCTGCTATGGTTTTGTGTCCATGTCGTCCAGCTCTGAAGCTGCTAAAGCCATTAATCATCTCCATCGTACAGAGCTTCATGGTCGCACTATCCATGTGGAAAAA GCACGCTCCAACATGATCCCAGTGACCTCCACATCAGGGGCCTCTGGTCGTAAGCCAGAGCAAATAGCTGAGAGGAAGGATGCCAAGGACCGAGCGGAGAAGAAGCCCACAGATAAGCCAGAAACGAAAGATGTCAAGCCAGCTGGTGAGGCGGGAAAAGACGACAAGGGAGCTGTGCCTGAGACCAAAGATGACAAGCCGACGGAGAAGGTTGCTGAGACACCGAAGGAGGAGGGTACGAATGACAAGACTGATGCTAAGCCAACCGCAGATGATACTGTAAAGGCAGAAG GGACGGACGGAAAACCAGCTGAAAGTTCTGAAGCTGATAAGAAGACTGAAGCATCTCCTGCTGTAAAGAAAGACGGAGCCAAAGATGAGAAACGTACCTCTCGCTCTCGCTCAAGCACCGCTGACACCAAGGACCGTAAAGACATCCTTTCTCTTGAGAAGATCCGGGAACAGCGTCTGCGAGAGAGACAACGCAAACGAGAACGTGACATGCGTGAGATGGAGAGACGCAGGGAGCGGGAGCGTCAAGACTCCATTAGACGAGAGAGGGAGATCATCCGACGACGTCAACGTGAAGAAGAGGATAAGCTTCGTCGTGAGCGGGAGCAGCTTCATATTGAGCAGCAGCGACTTGAAAGAGAAAGGCTAGAGAGGCAACGGATAGAGTGGGAACGGATCAAGCTGCAGCAGGAACGAGAGACCCTGCAGCGGGAGCTTGAACAGCGACAGATGGAGATGCAGCTGCGCATCGCTGCAGAGCGTCAAGCATCCTTCAAGAGAACCCTCGACACTAGGAATATGGCACCTCGAGATGTTGACCCATACGCTGGTGATCAGAAGCGCCGGGCAACAGGTGCCCAACAACAAGGGAGAGGCGATTTCCAAAATAATGCCAACAGGGGTGGTATAACCACACATGCTGCCAACAACAACGATAGGCAACAGGAGCGATTCAATCGACGTGATACAAGGTCAGATAATTCCGGGCCACGTCGAGATAATCAAGCTCAGGGTAACAAGTTTTCTGGGCCACCAAATCGAGGAGGTAGGGATGATGGAAGACGTAACAATGACCAGGCTCAGAGAGATCAGCCAAGGAGAGATGACGCTCGCCAACGtcagcaaaacagaaacaacGAGCCAATGAGACGCGAGGAGCAACAACCTCGTCGAACCGGGCTACCTCAGCGGCGTGACGACCAGCAACAAATTGCACCACAGCGACGAGATGATGGCCAGCAGAGGCGAGGAGGAGACTTCCGTAGAGATGATAACTTAAAACGTCGAGATCAGCCAGATAGAAGGGTAGACAcatcacagaggcaacaaatgACCAGAAATGATTCCAGGAGAGAGTCTAGAGAAGGGGTCAACATGAGAGATGATAGACGGAATGCACAACCCCAAGGCGACCGATACCAAGGGCAGGGGCAAAATAGAGGCGGTAATACACAATATGGCGGTAGAGATGTTGGCCAAACCGGTAATAATCGTGAAAGCCACCGTGAGCGAGACAGGGATGGTGACAGAGATCGACCTCGAGATTCATCTCACCAAACCCAGCAAAGGGTATCTCATGGCAACGACTCGCGCGAAAGCTGGAAGGGTAACCGTGATGGAAATGCATCTGGGCCAAGTGGTCGATCCTCCGGCAGTCATACTGATTGGAAGTCAAATCAGCGTGGTTATGATCGAGATAACAACCGTTCCCAGAACTTTGATCGTGGGCAGACTAACTGGAGTGATAGTCGTGCTGCAGGGGGTCGAGAGGATCACATCAGAGCATCTGATCAGCAAACACACCGAGGAAGTCTTCTAGGCACCCCACCCACACAAGATTCCAACTGGGCTCCTGGTGGGATGGATGGTCAGATGAATCGTGGTGCCAGCAACCTTGTCATGCAAGGTACCTCTCACATCTCAACCCTGATGAACCAGAGCCAGCCTATCAGCTCTTTGCTGAATACTCCATCTATGACCAGTCCGTTCATGAGTAGTGGTAGTGTAAGTGGTGGCCTTGGAGCAGGGGTTAGTCTGATGCCCCAGGTTCCAATTGGAGGGGGTAGTGGCTACATAAGCAATCAGATGTCCGTGGGTGGGGCTTCTGGTGGGGGATCTATGGACCGCCATAACCAGTCACAGAGTGATGGACGTTTTGGCATGCGCCGCTACTAA